Proteins encoded together in one Salvelinus fontinalis isolate EN_2023a chromosome 6, ASM2944872v1, whole genome shotgun sequence window:
- the LOC129858109 gene encoding polyribonucleotide 5'-hydroxyl-kinase Clp1-like, which produces MVTEGPEKTGEEGVVAGGGGTRFDLEKETELRFEVEAGEKVQLELLTGLAEVFGSELNRNKKYTFGPGSKIAVFTWQGCSVSLSGKTEVAYISKDTPMLLYLNAHTALEQMRRQAERDNERGPRVMVVGPTDVGKSTVCRLLLNYAVRLGRRPTLVELDVGQSGVSVPGTMSALCIERPADVEEGYSVQAPLVYHFGSTTPGTNIKLYNKLTSCLAEVFSQRCEENRKASVGGCIINTCGWVKGSGYQALVHCASAFQVDVVLVLDQERLYNELKRDLPHFVRVVLLPKSGGVVERSKDCRRESRDEKIREYFYGFRSALFFPHAFDVRFSDVRIYKIGAPSIPDSCLPLGMSQDDTQLKLVPVTPGRDLTHHVLSVSCADEGEEGAGGVRRGVLESPVCGFIVVTNVDTQAQVMTVLSPAPRPLPRHTLLIMDIRFIDLK; this is translated from the exons ATGGTGACTGAGGGCCCAGAGAAGACTGGTGAGGAGGGAGTGGTGGCTGGTGGCGGGGGGACGAGGTTTGACCTGGAGAAGGAGACTGAGCTGCGGTTCGAGGTGGAGGCCGGGGAGAAGGTGCAACTGGAGCTGCTCACAGGATTGGCGGAGGTCTTTGGCTCTGAGCTCAACCGCAACAAGAAGTACACGTTTGGACCAGGTTCCAAGATTGCTGTGTTTACCTGGCAGGGCTGTAGTGTTTCTCTCTCGGGGAAGACAGAG gtggcGTACATATCAAAGGACACACCCATGCTGCTCTACCTGAACGCACACACTGCATTGGAACAGATGAGACGACAGGCGGAGAGAGACAACGAGAGGGGACCACGG GTAATGGTGGTGGGGCCTACAGATGTGGGGAAGTCAACGGTGTGCAGGCTGTTGCTGAACTACGCTGTCAGGCTGGGCAGGAGGCCCACACTGGTGGAGCTGGATGTGGGCCAGAGTGGG GTGTCAGTCCCGGGCACAATGTCAGCACTGTGTATTGAGCGTCCGGCTGACGTGGAGGAGGGGTACTCCGTACAGGCTCCGCTGGTCTACCACTTTGGTTCCACCACTCCAGGAACCAACATCAAACTCTACAACAAG TTGACGTCGTGTCTGGCCGAAGTGTTCTCCCAGCGCTGTGAGGAAAACAGGAAGGCCAGTGTGGGCGGCTGCATCATCAACACCTGTGGCTGGGTGAAGGGTTCTGGCTACCAGGCCCTGGTCCACTGTGCCTCAGCCTTCCAGGTGGATGTGGTTCTGGTGCTGGACCAGGAGAGGCTTTACAACGAGTTGAAGCGGGACCTACCGCACTTCGTCCGAGTTGTGCTGCTACCCAAATCCGGAGGGGTCGTGGAGCGCTCCAAAGACTGCCGGCGTGAATCTCGGGACGAGAAGATCCGGGAGTACTTCTACGGTTTTCGCAGTGCCTTGTTCTTCCCTCACGCTTTCGACGTGCGCTTTTCTGATGTGCGCATCTACAAAATCGGAGCGCCTTCCATCCCGGACTCATGCCTGCCGCTTGGCATGTCGCAGGACGACACCCAGCTGAAGCTAGTCCCTGTGACGCCCGGTCGTGACCTCACACACCACGTGCTGAGCGTAAGCTGTGCcgatgagggggaggagggagctgGAGGGGTGCGCAGGGGTGTGCTGGAGAGCCCGGTgtgtgggttcattgtggtgacTAACGTagacacacaggcacaggtgATGACCGTGCTCTCGCCCGCCCCCAGACCCCTCCCCAGACACACACTGCTCATCATGGACATTCGCTTCATCGACCtcaaatag